ttcaaaatacttCTTTTCTATAAGTTCTTGGCACATAACAACAGAAAAGCACACACATAACTGTCGTATAGAATCAAATTTTTAGGGATCATCGTTTTGCATGTATTCTCAACAGCTATAATACAAAACTAAATTCCATTTGAAACATGTTTTTATTCCTTGATTTTGGATATCTACAAATGTTACAAACGAATCACATAGAAACAAACGTTGAGTATAATCTTTCTATTTATATACCCTTATTAGTCTCTAATAATGTATACGTATGTTTGAACTGTGAATACATGGAGAAACATACAATTTTAAGGTTGTGTTTGTTGGCAACTATTTATGGAGCTTGGTTTTGTGAGTTAGTGGTTTCGGTGAGTGTAACTTATGACAGTAAAGCTTTGGTTATTGATGGGAGAAAGCGGATTTTACAGTCTGGATCCATTCATTATCCTCGAGCCACTCCTGAAGTGAGTTCGgttctttaaaagaaaattttataagagttatggCTAATGTTTGTGGTGATTACATGAAGAGAATGTTATTGATGTTTTATGTTTGAAATTGTAGATGTGGCCGGGTATTATTGAGAAGGCGAAGGAAGGAGGATTGGACGTGATTGAGACGTATGTATTTTGGAATTACCATGAGCCTGTCAAGGGACAGGTATAGTATTGTACTATTGTTTGTACATTTCATGATAATAGAAACTATGGTGGTATGGTTTATGTCAAATACTAGTGAAAAATCAATGTTTATGTAAGGATTATGGTTGGATACTTAGGAATGTGTTGCTGACTTACTTTCTTAATGTTATAGTACTATTTTGAAGGGCGGTTCGATTTGGTTAAGTTTGTGAAGACAGTGCAAGATGCTGGATTGTTTGTACATCTTCGTATTGGCCCATATGCGTGTGCTGAATGGAATTACGGGTCTGTTATTTGTTATCTTAACCTTTGAGTTTAAACTTACAAGTACACTTTAGGCCTTTAGCCCATATACATGAAACAAATTTTATCCTCCATTATCATTGCACTTTTGTGTATTTGATATGCAGAGGATTCCCTCTTTGGTTACATTTCATTCCTGGAATTCAATTCCGTACGACAAATGGTCCTTTTCAGGTACTTCATTACCATATACAACTTTCTTTCCAGTTCGTGTTTTGATTCTGCTGTTATGGGTTGACTTACCATAAACTAGCGATAGTAAACTTCAATAACGAATTATTGTGCAGGCAGAAATGGAACTTTTTCTTGCTAAAATCGTCGACTTAATGAAGGAGGAAAATCTTTTTGCAACACAAGGAGGCCCGATCATTCTGGCTCAGGTACTACTTCATTTTACATGTTCCTCATATGAGCCAAATCATCATATTCCAAAGTAGAGAAATATGCATATGATCAGTGTAATTTGATATGCATAACAGGTTGAGAACGAGTATGGTAATGTCGAGTGGGCTTATGGTGTTGGTGGAGAGCTATATGTAAAATGGGCAGCACAAACCGctctaaattttaatatttctgTTCCATGGGTGATGTGCTCACAAGAAGATGCACCCGATCCAATTGTAAGTAAATTTATCTCACAATTGATAGTGATACCGgattagaaaatatattttcGTTTCCAACATAATGATGCTTCAAAATGCAGATAAATACATGTAATGGGTTCTATTGTGATACTTTCGTACCAAATTCTCCTTCAAAACCGAAGATGTGGACGGAGGACTACACTGGATGGTATAATTTTACTTTAGCCTGCTATTCCATAAAAGCATTCAGTAATTATATACGATCATACAAAATCCGTACACCTTTTTCTTTGACTTTGCAGGTTTCTTTCATTCGGGTATCCTGTTCCTTACCGACCAGTTGAAGACCTGGCTTTTGCTGTTGCACGTTTTTTCCAGAAAGGAGGCACTTTTCATAACTATTATATGGtatgttcaaaaaaatttagtttttgatGTCAATACATTGGCACGTTCCATAACGTGTAAGTGGATACTGAAAGATGGTGTTGTGCAGTATTTTGGTggaacaaactttggacgaacaGCTGGAGGTCCTCTAGTTGCTACCAGTTACGATTATGATGCTCCTATAGATGAATATGGTAACTTTGTAAGCATATTTTGTAAAGTTAATTTTCGATTTTATTAGAATTACTGCTACCTATTAGAATTCTCAGCAGATTTATGAAGATCACTTATGCAGGATTTATTAGGCAGCCGAAATGGGGTCACCTTCGAGACCTACATATGGCAATAAAACAATGTGAAGAATATTTGGTAAATGGAGATCAAACTCATCAATCTCTTGGTATAAACTTAGAGGTACACCAACATATCTGCGTGTGTATTTATAGATGAAGACTATACCTTTTTTGATGAACGAACAGCACTGTCGCTACTCTCAGTGACACAATACATTTGCCTGCAGGCAGATATATACCATAGAACAGCCAACAATTGTGCAGCTTTTCTTGCAAATTATGGTAGCAGTTTAGATGCAAATGTTACATTTAATGGTAAAGTATATTTTCTCCCAGCATGGTCCGTAAGCATCCTTCCAGATTGTAAGACTGTTAGTTTTAACACAGCAAAGGTAAGCTTATATGACGCCATTCAGATATTTCATATACGTCTGTCTTTTCTTGATCGTTGACTGAATGACATTTGAAATATAATGTATTAATCTATGTTTGTTATTTGGAGTGATTAAGGTTGCCGGTAAGAAAAGTGTCGGTGATTCTACAATCTCTCCCAGTGCCAGTGTGAGTGAACTTTCGCTCTCAAATTCACCTTGGAGTTGGTATTTAGAAAAAGTGGGTATTTGGAGTAACGATTCGCTCACGGCGAACAATTTGCTAGAGCAAATAAATACTACAAAAGACACAAGTGATTTTCTATGGTACACTACAAGGTAATGTATAGTTGTCTTCAGAGAGAATATGTTAATGTATCAAATGTTGATATTTACCTTGTAACTTTGTAAGTTATTGAAAGATTATCATGTCGATTTAATGCCAGTACTTATGTGATAGCTTTATGTCACCTCTGTAGCATAGAAGCAGATGAAAAGAAAGATGCATTTTTGCTCATTGAGAGTTTGGGTCATGCAGCTCTGGTTTTcttaaacaaaaaagttttagGTAACTTCTGGTAATAGTTGTCTATCATGGAATAGTACTGTAGTTATAACGTATATTTCAACTATTAAATGTAGCATTTGGCTATGGTTATCATGATGACGCAAGCTTTAACATAAGTGAAAAGATTAGCCTTGAGCAAGGAAACAACACACTGGATATAATTAGTATGATCATCGGTGTACAGGTGACTATCACTTTTCTTTCTGGCACCGGCTTTAGACTTCAGATATAACAAGAAGTGCAATTCAAccttttaaaagttatttgtaTTATCTTAATCAATACAGGCAACATATGAGAAAGCGAGAACACTGATTAACCATATAAGAACATAACTGGTCTAGAgcattattttaattatagttAGATAAACGAGCAaggttttcttaatttttttctacATTTTTGATTCAGAACTATGGTCCATGGTTTGATATCATGGGAGCAGGCCTATATACAGTCATCCTTGCTGATCTGAAGAATGTTAAAAAGGACTATTCGTCTAATGAGTGGACTTACCAGGTTTGTAGTCGAATTTGAATACTGGTCTTGGCATGTTACTTTCTCAAACGTCAAACGTTATGTAACAATATTGATTTGCAATCAGGTGGGAACTGAAGGCGAAAGCCTTGGACTTGATAGAACAGATCTTGCTAATAGTTCCCTATGGACGCAGGGTAGCTCGATCCCTATTAATCAAAGTCTAATTTGGTACAAGGTAAGTAACACGCACTTATTGTTGtcattttgtgtgtgtgtgtaattaTTGGTTTCAGCAGGTCAACTGAGCATTGGGTTCAAACACCAAATTTCTTATCTTATATACAGTCCACATTTGTTGCCCCTGATGGGAAAGGTCCACTATCACTGAACCTTGCTAGTATGGGGAAAGGTCAAGCATGGGTCAACGGTCAAAGTATAGGACGATATTGGTCTACTTACCTTTCACCAAAAACAGGTTGTACTGATAAGTGTGACTATAGGGGAAGTTATGATGCAcaaaaatgtcaaaagaaatgTGGCCAACCTGCTCAGATATTGTAAGTAACATAAACTGTTAAATTACCACATGAACCGAGTATTCTGAacaaatgaaacaaaaattttCAACAATACTTTATAAATGTAGCAACTTTGAACATTTACATATGAATGGGTCGACTTTGTTATCGTATGTTCAACAGTTCAAATTGTCAAAtcaaatattaagaaaaaggTCAGACCAAAAGTCTGCCAAAGTGTTTTTTAGAGCAGTTGACCTATAAACTTCCATCTAAAAGGTTAGCTTATTATCATTCTGGTTATTTATAAAGAGATAAAAATGTTGGATACCATTTTTTTGTCGAttaaacccaacccaaacctACCAGCTTAGTCTAATTCTTTACTACAGTTTGCCTTTTCatataagtttttaaaatagGGTAAATAATATGAAGAATATACGTACAGATATCATGTACCGCGAACATGGGTCCATTCTGGTGAGAACTTGCTTGTTCTTCATGAAGAGCTTGGTGGTGACCCTTCAAAAATATCTGTGATGACAAGGACCGAGCAGGTGGTATGTAGCCATGTCTCAGAGTATGATTCCATTCCAGTTGACCTCTGGAAACCAAACTCTGATTCCAGTTCTCAAACCCCTGAAGTTCAATTAACGTGTGACCAAGGCTGGAAAATTGCATCAGTTCATTTTGCCAGCTTTGGAAATCCAAAAGGAGATTGTGGCATGTTTGCTCAAGGCAGTTGTCATGCAGATGTATCGTCTGCTGTTGAACAGGTAGTAGAATTATCAATTCTCTCGTTTACTATTATAGTTATTAATGACTTAAATCAGCAGGATAGACTAAGCTCAATCTTATGTATAGTATATACATGGTTTCAATGAATTCATGATAGAGTAGGTAGTACAAACTATTAACGCACATTTGATGAAAATTGCAGGCTTGTATCGGGAAGCAAAAGTGTTCAGTTCCTGTTTCAGCGGCAAAGTTTGGCAACCCGTGTCCGGGTGTAGTTAAAAGCTTGGCAGTTGAAGCTCTATGCAGTGCCTGAAACACACACTTTGTGATTCATAGTACTATTTatagctttttatttttgtgatgTTGTAACTACTGTAGTTAAAAGCTTGGCAATTGAAGTTATTTCCATCTTCATGTTACAGTGAATtgaggattttttaaaaatcagaATATGCTCATCATAACAAGTTTTTTATTAACAGATGCACTACTATGACGGTTCCTATTACATCACAACTTTTTGGGTAAGCATTAGTAATGATCTAAACAGATGTAAAGACCCATTAAACACCGTGATGTCGTGATGACCTACTTAACGAAACCTTTATCAGGCCATGGTGATGCTCTGCTAATGGACTTGAAACATTATGTACAAAAACATTTGATTATTTGAACATGTGACACTAAACTAAACAATAGACAACACTAAAGGCTGCAAATTAACAAGATCGTCATGATCAATGAAATCGAAACTAGAACGTAATACTATAAAATTCCAAAAGTAATCTCACCTCCTGAAAGTAGTACTACACTTCAGTAAACTAATCCCGCTATCTCAGCACAGATCCAATTAGCCAATTGTTCATCACAGTAGAAACCCTTACGTGATTAATGATGAACTTAACATAAATGAGAGCTACACTGACTATAGATAGACCCTACCATAGAAACCACAGTCCCTACATTTCTGGAAACAAAAACCAAGGGTTCTCAAGAGGAAACTACTTGGCTACTGATACTTTTGTGTTGTGCAAGCCTTTGGTAATTTACCATGCTCgatatatattttagattttgGGGCAGGTCACATAAGAAAATGGTTCTGGGAATATATAGAAcctgttttttatttaatcaagctAGCAAATATATTTACAGCTTGAGTTACCTACTATGAAAATCTTCGGTCCAACCAGACATAAACTGACCACCAGTCAGGGTCCAAAGTCCTCCAGGCCACCACCCTGTGTTACAATGACAATCTAGATTTTACATAAGAACGGGCCTTTCACAGATCAATGCTTTCTAAACCAGCAATTCTTTATAGGAAATATAGTCGGGATCCAATTTCATTTTGCAGTTTAGGATCATTTATTATAATAGGTTACAAAGCCCAATACAAAGGAGAAATGAAAGAAGCCCAAACTCCCAAGTAGACTATTCACAAAAGCTTTATGCAAGTAGGAGTATCTTCCCGATATGCGCACTGGTTTCCATAAGCTTGTGACCCTCCCCTGCTTCTGATAAAGGGAAGTATTTGTATACTACAGGTTTCACCTTCCCTTCAGCAATCGCTGGCCAAACGTTCTTTTCGACTTCACTCACTATTTCTGCTTTCTTTTCCACACTTCTAGTTCGCAGACCAGCACCTGCAACCAAATTCATTAATGAACATCAAACATCTGTTTATGTCGTACAATGGAAGTCTAAAACGATTACTTAGTTCAGTCATGCATTTGTTCTGTCAAATTAAAGGACCCCCTTTGCCAACCTGAAAACAGTTCGGTTTGGTTAGTTAAAGAATTTGAACCATTTTTTTGGGTTAGGCTATTTTCTTTTCCTGCCTGAAACCGAACCTTACTAGGCAATTACCCGAAAAAATCGGTTAATTCGGTTCAGTTTAAGGTTAAGCATTTATAATGTCATGCTAATATAAAAGTTCCAGTTGTCGATTATCTATACTTACTCCCAATTAAAAATTACATCCCCCCGTTGAATATTACTCTTTTGGGACATGCAGATTGTCCAAATTGCACTTAGTAAATAAACTACACCACCAGTcccttattttctaaaaaatctTCATTACctcctttaaatcaaatacctaCACCACTCAACGCCAAGACCACACCAACAGTCGCCACCACCGCCACACCGCATTCCttgggtaccgtgctagtattcatttaatacatgtatatgtctatataaatatatgtagcaCATAACAAATTAGGTTCAGTTAACCACGGGTATCGGCAATTAAAAACCGTACCCTAACCGTTCTACACCGGTTTTTAGGTTTTCGTTTTTTTTGGGTACTGTTTATATTTGGTTTCgattttttgggttttgaatcAAGAGATTCAGTCCGGTGATTCGGTTTTACAGTTCTTTATTTACAGCCCTAGCTACGTGTGACTAAAGACATAATCGGAGGAATGTATAACAATTTGTCAGATAGCTAAACCATCCTTCAATaacaacaaaagaaaagaatcaTCTATGCCGAAATCAGCTGCAAGAATTTTTGTAAAGCTAAAAATACACATTAAAATAATAGGCAACATAACTTCCCAAAATTGAAAATGCTGCAATTTTTATAAACGTGCTATATATTTGTGATTTCAAGTAATTTTGTGTCAAAATAGTCTAACTCATTAGTATGAACTAAAAGCTACTTTTAGAATGACATGCAACCCAAGATGTCATGATGAAAGAAGATCCTACAAAGACTTCGTCAGTCATGTTGGaatgatatataaaaattataatgtgCAGCATAAATACATGAAACAAGAAAGGATCTTTGGTATGCGTACCTTGCACAGTAAGCCGCTTTGCCAATATCAGTGCTATATTGGCTTCTGCTTTTACTCCACCCATGAGACCAATGATGAAAAGTCTCCCATCAATACTTAAGCTTTCTAGGTTTTTCTGGAAGTAGGGTCCACCAATATTATCCAGTATAACATCAACACCTATAGTTCAATTCTTTGAAAGTTAGAGGTTAACGATGAAAAAGGAGAATTCGACACTCTCAAACCAGTGTGTGTAGTTTTTCATTGTACACTAACTTAATTCTAGTTCTAGTACAATATGTCAGCAGGAAACCCCAGATTTTGCACAAAAATAGCCGTCATACTTGGCACTTCGGATCTGAACAGCTGTTTCTTGGAAAAGGTACTTTTTCACATGCTCAAACTAGAGGTGAAAATTTTGACCCATATACTTGTGAAGGGGTTgctttgggttatgttttatctatcATGGGTAAATTGTGTAAAATTAAGAAATGGTTACTTAAAGGACATAATTCCCGTTAGTCAAAGGGGAGAACTAATTGAATATACATTTTTaagcataaaacctcctaaatcatataactcaggaaaaaaaaataaacaaaggaATCATTTAAACAAGGTGAACCGAACCTCTTAAGATCCGTTTAGATTTTGTGGTAGATAATAAGATGTCTTGAGCTTTAGCCCATTATTCAATGCATCTGAACCACCCACTTTTCGACCTCTAGTTTTCTTAAATGATAGTCAAATTTAGAAGATACACCAAGTCTAACAGGTTTAGAAATCCAATAACTCCAAAGAAGGCCACAAAAGAATAAAGTTGAAGCTATATCACCTTTACCCCCTGTTTCCTCCTTCACTCGTGCAACAAAATCTTCTGTCTTGTAGTTGATGCAAATGTCAGCTCCAAACTCCTTGCATGCCTTTAGCTTTTCATCACTCCCTAAATAATATAAGTCGAAGCTTGTTAATTGATTGTAGATTTGCATTTAATCACTAAACTGAACCAACGGTGGGAGAAAAGAGTTTACCTGCAGTGACAAACACTTTAATCCCAAGGTATTTAGCCATTTGAATTGCGAACGTACCAATGCCGCTAGAGCCACCATGTATCTGAATATCTTACAAGCTCTAGGTCAATATGTTTTAAAATGTATTATAAGGATAATTTTCTAGGCAATGCACTAGTAAGAAATACAATTTTATGATCACCTCTACATCCTTaccattattttattaatttggcCACTTGACCTAAAATCCTAAACTATTGGGGGAATTTCATGCTACCTGCTATCACATTATCATCGATATGAATGAACGAACAGTATTAATTTGGCCATAAGATTTTCTAAGCTGGTTTTTTATTGAACACATTGCATATCTGTTTGACAATAGTCGATTGTTTGGTCAATAAACACTTGCTATTTTTATAAACGCCTAAACGGCTAAGCAGATGAGGATTTCTGATGGACCCACATGTGATGGACCAGAAGGGATCAGCAGCCCAAGCAGCCCACATCAAACTGGGTCAGCCTAGTTCAAGAACAGCAGCCCACTTGAAGAACCATTTTACTTTAttcattttagttgtttgtttaAGTTATTTCCAGTTTGACCAGTCATGTAAGCAGTTGTCATTTCCTACTTTCTTGCACCACGTGGACACCATGAACCCAGTTCTTTATGTATTCACTTTTGGGAATGCAAAGGCAGTTCTTTTGGCAAAATACTATTGGTTATATCTTCTTTTTAAGAGGGTAAAATTAATCCAGCTATTCTAAAAATTAGCACTTTTAGAAGGTGAACTTTGGGGTCTTGATTTGGATTGTTGTGGTGAGtctatattaataatttaggTCAGATTTGCTCTTCGAATTGTGGGTGGTGAATCGTAACTCACAGGTTCGTTGTATTTTCTTTGCCCTAATAACAAGCTCCGGGTTTTTAATACGTAATTTCTAAGACCAGTATGACATCAATTTCCCTATTCAGGTTACCCGGGGAAGGCGAGTCCTTTTAACTCGGATGTATGCGGCCTAACGGGGGATTTGAACGTGAGACCTCTTGTAAAGAGGTTCAGGATAATTAACCACTAGGCCATCTTTAAGGGGTTAAACTGTCACTGTTTTTGTCATACTTTCAAACTTCTTTTGTGCGCATCATTGACTCACACTCTATGCCCATTTTAAGGTTCATTAGTCACAATTTTGATAGTCAAACCACTATAGAAAAATTAACTGTCGTCACATTGCACCCTTTAagcaaaattaatattttacttACCAGAAACGTTTCCCCTGAAGATAGCTTGCTTGTCATGAAGACAGTTGACCAAACGGTGCATGCCACCTCGGGGAAGCTAGCAGCATCTTTCAAAGAAATACCGGATGGAATAGGAAGGACCTGGCCGGCAGGTACAACTACTTTTTCAGCATATCCTCCTCCACTTAGAAGAGCACATACCTACAGTTCAAGTTTCCCTTATCATTTTGAAATTAGGAACAACAAATTTGACAGGAAGGCTATTCAAAAGGATACTCAGATATACGATATATGCAGATTTTCTAATGACATATTAGCATTTACACAATCGTTTCAAGCGGGGaaattcttaaaatatttttttacaataaacaaAAGACGGAGAATTCATTCAAGGAACTAGCAAGAAGCTAAAAATGACAAAGCACCAAAAGCAACTTCCCACTATATACACACAACAACTTCATAAAAACTAGAAATTTAAGTACCAAATCTAACGAGGATCCCTAAGCACAAATTCCGAAAAACAAACCGGTGCTAGCAACAAGGCAGGACGCAACCCTAGAAACCAACTAGAGAAACATCATTAACCCTAAACCCAAAATACAGAACACCTAACCTTCACGAGAAAAATTTCCTAATCTAATTCTGATTTGTTTACAAGTtatcaaatttatttaattaaattcacACTCTCTTAACTCCACGACACCTAGAGCTACAATCACCAAATGTAAAAACCTTCAAAGTTATGTAGTAAAGGTTAATCATTTACTTTACTCACTATAACATATCACATACCCATATGAACCAAATCTTTTTTGCGTCAAGTGATAAGCTAATTTCATCACTCTAAAATTAACAATAGCAACTAAAATCCTACATAACAAATCAGACAGACAGACAGACATATAGACATGGTCCAAGGGAGAGGCTTTTTTTAGGTCTCAGCTTCAAACCCACACATTGGCGTTGACTATTATCAACTAACATTTGTcgttataataacaataataataataataataatcgataaaaaaaaaaaaactaacctgATCACCAACTTTCCAACGGGAAACATTTTTACCAACGGATTCGATGACACCGGAACATTCGAGACCTAGGTATTCACTCTCTCCCTTTGGTGGAGGATACATGCCTTGTCTTTGAAGGGTATCTGCTCTGTTAAGAGCTGTGGCTGCAACTCTGATCAAAACGGCGTCGTCGTTGAGTTGTGGGTCATCTACTTGTTGGAGTTTGAGTACTTCTGGTCCTCCTGGTGTCGTGATTACTACGGCCTTCATGCTTATCGAtcggaggaggaggaggagaggaggaggagaaactGGTTTTGCTGATTGATGTTAATTGATAAAGTGTAGTTGACTAGTTGGGATTTGGGAGCTGCTGTttatttaagttaatttttaaattttatctaaTACGTAGgaaattatatatctatcttatctattctataactcttataaaaaaaatagttaaccAAGCTTTTTAAATCTCTCTCgcaattaaaaattatattgaaaaaatgccacatagtattttattttatgtgtcaacttcatattttttcaaaaataaactatatatttaaaaaaaaaatgaatttatatatattaattatttaataaataaatatattgtagaaatctaagatcttttcattagataaaatgatatcttctttttaacccttaaaccaaattctacatcctaattttctttttctttcttttttggaaCGGCACATTCTACCTCTTTTGGATTAGTcaattagattaaacaaaaattaaaaccaccatggtgttgataatccatttctaaaaatcgcagcaacaccttcaaatgaatataactattttactttttggatgttaagaagaacattcaacacacaaggcatagtcaaattatcctctttgaattatatatccagccaattgtaatttttcatgtgacttttaacttttttggagagaaatgtagtggaattgtcactctacattaatgatcaaattgtatgtttttgagttctgttgtaacaagacgactacatgatacatattctagatgtagatcatttagtggcaacaaaaggcaaattactagaactactataaaaaaacatattactaaattcttaatgataatttaaagtatagcttaatagcttaagtcattctatctctttaagtttatattttgtcaagcttttggttgaatctatttctattcaaccatatgtttatatgttactaaactatttatatagttcacatcatgtaattctaatgaaatatgtttgctatcgtttcttcatatataaagtgtattatatagttttttatacagctcgcgcatcgcgcgggtcaaaaacctagtttatatatatactaaaaaccaactggTTTTTACAAGTTTCTATGCACATGGTACAACTACACATGCATGCAACTTTGAACTCTTTACCTCTTAAACCCTTAAAGATTTTCCCTTTTACATTTAAGCCcatcaccttttactactttacattttagttccctaaagttttctcttactttttaacccccaaagttttttccttttacagtttagcccatcaacttttacgtctttaccttttaaccctctaaagtttttatcttttacattttagcctatcaataaaataaaatgctttattgttacaatgtcaaataaatgtttgttggtgactttatcaaatttgtaccaaaacattgtCATCTGAAAAGATAATCTACTTGAGTCTCGCCGCAAGTTGTGT
The sequence above is drawn from the Erigeron canadensis isolate Cc75 chromosome 4, C_canadensis_v1, whole genome shotgun sequence genome and encodes:
- the LOC122595034 gene encoding beta-galactosidase 6-like — its product is MWPGIIEKAKEGGLDVIETYVFWNYHEPVKGQYYFEGRFDLVKFVKTVQDAGLFVHLRIGPYACAEWNYGGFPLWLHFIPGIQFRTTNGPFQAEMELFLAKIVDLMKEENLFATQGGPIILAQVENEYGNVEWAYGVGGELYVKWAAQTALNFNISVPWVMCSQEDAPDPIINTCNGFYCDTFVPNSPSKPKMWTEDYTGWFLSFGYPVPYRPVEDLAFAVARFFQKGGTFHNYYMYFGGTNFGRTAGGPLVATSYDYDAPIDEYGFIRQPKWGHLRDLHMAIKQCEEYLVNGDQTHQSLGINLEADIYHRTANNCAAFLANYGSSLDANVTFNGKVYFLPAWSVSILPDCKTVSFNTAKVAGKKSVGDSTISPSASVSELSLSNSPWSWYLEKVGIWSNDSLTANNLLEQINTTKDTSDFLWYTTSIEADEKKDAFLLIESLGHAALVFLNKKVLAFGYGYHDDASFNISEKISLEQGNNTLDIISMIIGVQNYGPWFDIMGAGLYTVILADLKNVKKDYSSNEWTYQVGTEGESLGLDRTDLANSSLWTQGSSIPINQSLIWYKSTFVAPDGKGPLSLNLASMGKGQAWVNGQSIGRYWSTYLSPKTGCTDKCDYRGSYDAQKCQKKCGQPAQILYHVPRTWVHSGENLLVLHEELGGDPSKISVMTRTEQVVCSHVSEYDSIPVDLWKPNSDSSSQTPEVQLTCDQGWKIASVHFASFGNPKGDCGMFAQGSCHADVSSAVEQACIGKQKCSVPVSAAKFGNPCPGVVKSLAVEALCSA
- the LOC122596013 gene encoding quinone oxidoreductase PIG3, whose translation is MKAVVITTPGGPEVLKLQQVDDPQLNDDAVLIRVAATALNRADTLQRQGMYPPPKGESEYLGLECSGVIESVGKNVSRWKVGDQVCALLSGGGYAEKVVVPAGQVLPIPSGISLKDAASFPEVACTVWSTVFMTSKLSSGETFLIHGGSSGIGTFAIQMAKYLGIKVFVTAGSDEKLKACKEFGADICINYKTEDFVARVKEETGGKGVDVILDNIGGPYFQKNLESLSIDGRLFIIGLMGGVKAEANIALILAKRLTVQGAGLRTRSVEKKAEIVSEVEKNVWPAIAEGKVKPVVYKYFPLSEAGEGHKLMETSAHIGKILLLA